A section of the Rhodobacter sp. genome encodes:
- a CDS encoding bifunctional 5,10-methylenetetrahydrofolate dehydrogenase/5,10-methenyltetrahydrofolate cyclohydrolase, translating to MRAAVIDGKAIATKMREETAREAAELAQQGWQPRLVSISVGDTAAAELYVRNQQRQAQDAGVEFEARNYPGTISMEQLVGVLQGLNADPRVNGIIIQRPLPAPIPVKALQKAVHPLKDVEGMHPASIGNIVYNDLALGPCTAVAAVEILKTLPLKLEGLDVTVIGHSEIVGKPIAFLLMGLGATVTVCHHMTRSVAMHSRAADAVFVAVGKPGLVTGDMLKPGAALIDIGINRVEGKTVGDADFASCAEVAGWITPVPGGVGPVTVATLMKNAVLATRMQMAHYRAQYANTEV from the coding sequence ATGCGAGCCGCGGTGATCGACGGCAAGGCTATCGCCACGAAAATGCGCGAGGAAACCGCGCGCGAGGCGGCCGAACTGGCGCAACAGGGTTGGCAGCCGCGGCTGGTGTCGATCTCGGTCGGGGATACAGCGGCGGCGGAACTTTATGTTCGCAACCAGCAGCGACAGGCACAGGATGCCGGGGTCGAATTCGAAGCCCGCAACTATCCCGGGACGATCTCGATGGAGCAGTTGGTCGGCGTGCTGCAAGGGCTGAACGCCGATCCGCGGGTGAACGGGATCATCATCCAGCGCCCACTGCCCGCGCCCATCCCGGTGAAGGCTCTGCAAAAGGCGGTGCATCCGTTGAAGGATGTCGAGGGGATGCACCCGGCCTCGATCGGGAACATCGTCTACAATGACCTTGCGCTGGGGCCCTGCACGGCGGTCGCCGCGGTCGAGATCCTGAAAACCCTGCCGCTGAAGCTGGAAGGGCTGGACGTCACCGTCATCGGCCACAGCGAGATCGTCGGCAAGCCGATCGCCTTTCTGCTGATGGGCCTGGGGGCCACGGTCACCGTCTGCCACCACATGACCCGCTCGGTCGCGATGCATTCGCGCGCGGCGGATGCGGTGTTCGTGGCGGTGGGCAAGCCGGGGTTGGTCACGGGCGACATGCTGAAACCCGGCGCGGCGCTCATCGACATCGGCATCAACCGGGTCGAGGGCAAGACCGTGGGCGACGCCGATTTCGCCAGTTGCGCCGAGGTCGCGGGCTGGATCACCCCGGTGCCCGGCGGCGTCGGCCCGGTGACGGTGGCGACCTTGATGAAAAACGCGGTGCTGGCCACCCGGATGCAAATGGCGCATTACCGCGCCCAATACGCGAATACGGAGGTTTGA
- a CDS encoding MOSC domain-containing protein → MPALAATRFKATVTWLGIVGDRDAALPANPVPALTLGFAGPEGESHGGLTRPSCSRVLGLYPRNTPIRNTRQLSILSEEELASIAAAMGLPALDPALLGASMVVRGLPDFSRVPPSSRLLADSGACLTVDMENRPCTLPARPIEQRHPGFGARFKPAAAGRRGVTAWVEAEGPVALGDSLRLFIPDQPPWSQAAMAVAD, encoded by the coding sequence GTGCCCGCACTCGCCGCCACCCGGTTCAAGGCCACCGTCACCTGGTTGGGGATCGTGGGCGACCGCGACGCCGCGCTGCCCGCGAACCCCGTGCCCGCGCTGACGCTGGGCTTTGCCGGGCCCGAGGGCGAATCCCACGGCGGACTGACGCGGCCGTCCTGTTCGCGGGTGCTGGGCCTCTATCCGCGCAACACGCCGATCCGCAACACGCGCCAGCTCAGCATCCTGTCCGAGGAAGAGCTGGCCTCGATCGCCGCCGCGATGGGCCTGCCGGCGCTGGACCCGGCGTTGCTGGGCGCCTCGATGGTGGTGCGCGGGCTGCCCGATTTCAGCCGCGTCCCGCCGTCGTCGCGGCTGCTGGCAGATTCGGGGGCCTGCCTGACGGTGGACATGGAAAACCGCCCCTGCACGCTGCCCGCCCGCCCCATCGAACAGCGCCACCCGGGGTTCGGCGCGCGGTTCAAGCCGGCCGCGGCCGGACGGCGTGGCGTCACCGCCTGGGTCGAGGCCGAAGGCCCCGTTGCGCTGGGCGACAGTTTGCGCCTGTTCATTCCCGACCAGCCCCCATGGTCGCAGGCGGCGATGGCCGTCGCGGACTGA
- the tolQ gene encoding protein TolQ, whose product MDTATLAQASDIDFSLIALFLRATFLVKIVMLLLIVASFWSWAIIIQKHLVFRRARAQAQAFDAAFWSGEPLDELYQRIGANPASGPERVFAAGMAEWQRSHRQDGAMIAGAAQRIDRSMDVAIDREARDLNAGLTFLASVGSASPFVGLFGTVWGIKSAFEEIAMAQSTNLAVVAPGIAEALLATGLGLLAAIPATIFYNKLSDDSDAVASGYEQFADEFGTLLSRNLDA is encoded by the coding sequence ATGGACACCGCTACTCTGGCACAGGCCAGCGACATCGACTTTTCGCTCATCGCGCTGTTTTTGCGCGCGACCTTCCTCGTCAAGATCGTGATGTTGCTGCTGATCGTGGCCTCGTTCTGGTCCTGGGCGATCATCATCCAGAAGCATCTGGTCTTCCGCCGCGCCCGGGCGCAGGCGCAGGCCTTCGACGCGGCCTTCTGGTCAGGCGAACCGCTGGACGAGCTGTATCAGCGCATCGGCGCGAATCCCGCCAGCGGGCCCGAGCGTGTCTTTGCGGCCGGGATGGCCGAATGGCAGCGGTCGCACCGGCAGGACGGAGCGATGATCGCAGGCGCGGCGCAGCGCATCGACCGCAGCATGGACGTGGCCATCGACCGCGAGGCGCGGGACCTGAACGCGGGGTTGACGTTCCTGGCCTCGGTCGGCTCGGCCAGCCCCTTTGTCGGTCTGTTCGGCACCGTCTGGGGCATCAAATCCGCGTTCGAAGAGATCGCCATGGCGCAGTCCACCAACCTGGCCGTCGTCGCGCCCGGCATCGCCGAGGCGCTGCTGGCGACCGGCCTGGGGCTGCTGGCGGCGATCCCGGCGACGATCTTCTACAACAAGCTCAGCGATGACAGCGACGCCGTGGCCTCGGGTTATGAGCAGTTCGCGGATGAATTCGGCACGCTTCTGTCGCGCAATCTGGACGCCTGA
- a CDS encoding ATP-dependent metallopeptidase FtsH/Yme1/Tma family protein, with protein MGNARNFAFWIVLFFLMIVLFTLFNNGSSTTTGRTVAYSDFLQRVDAGDVSRVVIDGETLRVTDRGGQVYTTIRPGGENPTDRLIAAHVSVEARPQERSGLMSAISVWLPFLLLIGVWVFFMNRMQGGGRGGAMGFGKSKAKLLTEKHGRVTFDDVAGIDEAKDELEEIVEFLRNPQKFSRLGGKIPKGALLVGPPGTGKTLLARAIAGEAGVPFFTISGSDFVEMFVGVGASRVRDMFEQAKKNAPCIVFIDEIDAVGRSRGVGYGGGNDEREQTLNQLLVEMDGFEANEGIIIIAATNRPDVLDPALLRPGRFDRQVQVPNPDIKGRERILGVHARKVPLGPNVDLRIIARGTPGFSGADLANLVNEAALTAARKNRRFVTMQDFEDAKDKVMMGAERRSMVMSEDEKKLTAYHEAGHAVVGLHVPQHDPIHKATIIPRGRALGLVLSLPERDQLSVTYTKYKSKIAMAMGGKVAEELIFGKENVTSGAASDIQQVTRIARAMVTQFGFSDELGHIDYANEQQSYLGNYSGGSSASQETQKKIDEEVRKIVDEGYRTAKQLLTDHADELENLAQGLLEYETLTGPEITRVMRGEGPGRDEDDSPSAGTPSVMSIPRTKPRRDSGDGGLEPTPSA; from the coding sequence GTGGGCAACGCGCGCAATTTCGCCTTCTGGATCGTCCTGTTTTTCCTGATGATCGTCCTGTTCACGCTGTTCAACAACGGCAGCAGCACGACCACCGGGCGGACGGTCGCCTATTCGGATTTCCTGCAACGGGTCGATGCGGGCGACGTCAGCCGGGTTGTGATCGACGGCGAGACGCTGCGCGTCACCGATCGCGGGGGGCAGGTCTACACGACGATTCGCCCCGGCGGTGAAAATCCGACCGACCGGCTGATCGCCGCCCACGTCTCGGTCGAGGCGCGCCCGCAGGAGCGGTCGGGCCTGATGTCCGCGATTTCGGTCTGGCTGCCCTTCCTGCTGTTGATCGGCGTCTGGGTGTTCTTCATGAACCGGATGCAGGGCGGCGGGCGCGGTGGCGCGATGGGCTTTGGCAAGTCCAAGGCGAAGCTGTTGACCGAAAAGCACGGGCGCGTGACGTTTGACGACGTGGCCGGCATCGACGAGGCCAAGGACGAGCTGGAAGAGATCGTCGAATTCCTGCGCAACCCGCAGAAATTCAGCCGCCTGGGTGGCAAGATCCCGAAAGGCGCGCTGCTGGTCGGCCCGCCCGGCACCGGCAAGACGCTGCTGGCGCGCGCGATCGCGGGCGAGGCCGGCGTGCCGTTCTTCACCATCTCGGGGTCGGATTTCGTGGAGATGTTCGTGGGCGTCGGTGCCAGCCGCGTGCGCGACATGTTCGAGCAGGCCAAGAAGAACGCGCCCTGCATCGTCTTCATCGACGAGATCGACGCCGTGGGGCGCTCGCGCGGTGTGGGCTATGGCGGCGGCAACGACGAACGCGAGCAGACGCTGAACCAGCTGCTGGTCGAAATGGACGGGTTCGAGGCGAACGAAGGCATCATCATCATCGCCGCCACCAACCGCCCCGACGTTCTGGACCCCGCGTTGCTGCGCCCGGGCCGGTTCGACCGTCAGGTGCAGGTGCCGAATCCCGACATCAAGGGCCGTGAGCGGATCCTGGGCGTGCATGCCCGCAAGGTGCCGCTGGGCCCGAACGTGGACCTGCGCATCATCGCGCGCGGCACGCCGGGCTTTTCGGGCGCGGATCTGGCGAACCTGGTGAACGAGGCCGCGCTGACGGCCGCGCGCAAGAACCGCCGCTTTGTCACCATGCAGGACTTCGAGGATGCCAAGGACAAGGTCATGATGGGCGCCGAGCGCCGCAGCATGGTCATGTCCGAGGACGAGAAGAAGCTGACCGCCTACCACGAGGCCGGGCACGCGGTCGTCGGGCTGCACGTTCCGCAGCACGATCCGATCCACAAGGCGACAATCATCCCGCGCGGCCGTGCGCTGGGCCTGGTCCTCAGCCTGCCTGAGCGGGACCAACTGTCGGTGACCTACACCAAATACAAGTCCAAGATCGCCATGGCGATGGGCGGCAAGGTGGCCGAGGAGCTGATCTTCGGCAAGGAGAACGTGACCTCGGGCGCGGCCAGCGACATTCAGCAGGTCACGCGCATCGCCCGGGCGATGGTCACGCAGTTCGGCTTTTCGGACGAGCTGGGCCATATCGACTATGCGAACGAGCAGCAGTCCTATCTGGGCAACTACTCGGGCGGATCGAGCGCCAGCCAGGAAACCCAGAAGAAGATCGACGAGGAAGTGCGCAAGATCGTCGATGAAGGCTATCGCACGGCCAAGCAGTTGCTGACCGATCACGCCGACGAGCTGGAGAACCTGGCGCAGGGTCTGCTGGAGTATGAGACCCTCACCGGCCCGGAAATCACCCGCGTGATGCGCGGCGAAGGGCCCGGCCGCGACGAGGACGATTCCCCCAGCGCGGGCACGCCCTCGGTCATGTCGATCCCGCGCACCAAGCCGCGCCGCGATTCGGGCGACGGCGGGCTGGAGCCGACGCCCTCGGCCTGA
- a CDS encoding energy transducer TonB, whose product MTLVGQMHLNTGQKASMALHGGLIAWIMLFDLFHAPDNAPDPAVTEVALVSASDFAAMTAAAPPPPPPSAPAPAPRPAPPPQQSITAPSPVTPPAPAPMPTPAPAPAPQSERPQAAVIAPTTTPDSSLRPVQRPAERVAPEPAPTPAPEVRTAPRDQAAIVPDATATITAPEAREATQREAAATETVTENTQISETDPVRRTATAPEVSLRPRARPARVETPAPAPTPAPAPATIATPATAPQDDGPSASAINDALAQALADPAPALSQADADALRLNIESCWNTGILSTEALNVVVTIGFEMTPDARPIGSSIRMVSASGGGAAAQQAAFEAGRQAIVQCGMDGYGLPQDLYDQWRLVEITFNPARMSTR is encoded by the coding sequence ATGACGCTGGTGGGGCAGATGCATCTGAACACGGGGCAGAAGGCCTCGATGGCGCTGCACGGCGGGCTGATCGCGTGGATCATGCTGTTCGACCTGTTCCACGCCCCCGACAATGCACCAGACCCCGCGGTGACCGAGGTCGCGCTGGTCTCGGCCAGCGATTTCGCCGCGATGACCGCCGCCGCCCCGCCGCCGCCGCCGCCCAGCGCGCCTGCGCCGGCGCCCCGGCCCGCGCCGCCGCCGCAGCAATCGATCACCGCGCCGTCGCCGGTAACGCCGCCCGCGCCTGCGCCGATGCCCACCCCCGCGCCCGCGCCCGCGCCGCAATCCGAGCGCCCGCAGGCGGCCGTCATCGCGCCGACCACCACGCCGGATTCGAGCCTGCGCCCCGTGCAGCGCCCGGCGGAACGCGTCGCGCCCGAGCCCGCGCCGACCCCCGCGCCGGAGGTGCGCACCGCGCCGCGCGATCAGGCCGCGATCGTGCCCGACGCGACCGCGACCATCACGGCGCCCGAGGCCCGGGAAGCGACCCAGCGCGAGGCCGCCGCCACCGAAACCGTGACCGAAAACACCCAGATTTCGGAAACCGATCCCGTGCGCCGGACCGCCACCGCGCCCGAAGTCAGCCTGCGCCCCCGCGCCCGCCCGGCCAGGGTCGAAACGCCCGCGCCCGCCCCCACGCCTGCCCCCGCACCCGCGACCATCGCGACCCCGGCCACCGCGCCGCAGGACGACGGGCCCAGCGCCTCGGCCATCAACGACGCGCTGGCGCAGGCGCTGGCCGATCCGGCGCCCGCGCTCAGCCAGGCCGATGCGGACGCGCTGCGGCTGAACATCGAAAGTTGCTGGAACACCGGCATCCTGTCCACCGAGGCCCTGAACGTCGTCGTCACCATCGGTTTCGAAATGACGCCCGACGCGCGGCCCATCGGCAGCTCGATCCGCATGGTGTCGGCCTCGGGCGGGGGGGCGGCGGCGCAGCAGGCGGCCTTTGAAGCCGGGCGACAGGCCATCGTCCAATGTGGTATGGACGGCTATGGTTTGCCGCAGGATCTGTATGACCAGTGGCGTCTGGTCGAAATTACCTTCAACCCAGCGCGAATGAGTACCCGATGA
- the pal gene encoding peptidoglycan-associated lipoprotein Pal has product MNLLTKATLVALTLALAACNNPRGGADYQDPMGAGGGISSSALGDPNDPASIAYFNETIGDTVHFTVDSTELNPEAQTILRTQAAWLSRNPGYQILVEGHADERGTREYNIALGASRAARVQQFLIGAGVPSGSIRTVSYGKERPIEVCDAPRCWDVNRRAVTVLSR; this is encoded by the coding sequence ATGAACCTTCTGACCAAAGCCACGCTGGTGGCGCTGACGCTGGCGCTGGCGGCGTGCAACAACCCGCGCGGTGGCGCGGATTACCAGGACCCGATGGGCGCGGGCGGCGGCATTTCCTCGAGCGCGCTGGGCGACCCGAACGATCCGGCCTCGATCGCGTATTTCAACGAGACGATCGGCGACACGGTGCATTTCACCGTCGATTCGACCGAATTGAACCCCGAGGCCCAGACCATCCTGCGCACCCAGGCCGCCTGGCTGTCGCGCAACCCGGGCTATCAGATCCTGGTCGAGGGCCACGCCGACGAGCGCGGCACGCGGGAATACAACATCGCCCTGGGCGCGAGCCGTGCCGCGCGGGTGCAACAGTTCCTGATTGGCGCCGGCGTGCCGTCGGGCAGCATCCGCACCGTCAGCTATGGCAAGGAGCGCCCGATCGAGGTGTGCGACGCGCCGCGCTGCTGGGACGTGAACCGCCGCGCGGTGACGGTGCTGTCGCGCTGA
- the tilS gene encoding tRNA lysidine(34) synthetase TilS, giving the protein MTGPAPLACLREACAGLGRVGIAVSGGGDSIAALVLAVEALGAARVRAVTVDHGLRPEAAHEAAGVAALCARLGVPHAVLRWAEGAGGHRGNLMGAARAARYALIGDWARAGGLDAVILAHTQDDQAETVLMRLARGSGVDGVSGMAERRLAGGILWLRPLLGVSRAALRDALRTRGLSWVEDPTNADLRFQRPRARGALAALADLGIDAAGLAATAQRMRRARDALEAQTQAALDALVREDRGTLRIAAWPALPEIRDRMAAHLLMHLSGAWHRPRLEDLHRLLARGQGTLMGCLLQPEGDGWRLSREAVAVAALRGTPWDGRWRAEGPGPGEIRALGEDGLTRLSRQARAGQHPHWRETGLARAVLAGLPAIWHNDALIAAPLAAWPQGWHLSARPLAAIVADRALSH; this is encoded by the coding sequence ATGACGGGCCCGGCCCCTTTGGCGTGTCTGCGGGAGGCCTGCGCCGGTCTGGGCCGGGTCGGGATCGCCGTGTCGGGCGGTGGGGATTCGATCGCGGCGCTGGTGCTGGCGGTCGAGGCCCTGGGCGCCGCCCGGGTGCGGGCGGTGACGGTCGATCACGGGCTCAGGCCCGAGGCGGCGCACGAGGCGGCGGGCGTGGCGGCATTGTGCGCGCGGCTGGGCGTGCCGCACGCGGTGCTGCGCTGGGCCGAGGGTGCGGGCGGTCATCGTGGCAACCTGATGGGGGCGGCGCGCGCGGCGCGGTACGCGCTGATCGGGGACTGGGCGCGTGCGGGCGGTCTCGATGCCGTGATTCTGGCGCATACGCAGGACGATCAGGCCGAAACCGTGCTGATGCGGCTGGCGCGCGGGTCCGGGGTGGACGGCGTGTCGGGCATGGCCGAGCGGCGGCTTGCGGGGGGCATTCTGTGGCTGCGGCCCCTGTTGGGCGTGTCGCGGGCGGCGCTGCGCGACGCCTTGCGCACGCGCGGTCTGTCGTGGGTCGAGGATCCGACGAACGCGGACCTGCGGTTCCAGCGGCCTCGGGCGCGCGGGGCGCTGGCCGCGCTGGCCGATCTGGGGATCGACGCCGCCGGGCTGGCGGCGACCGCGCAGCGGATGCGCCGCGCGCGCGACGCGCTGGAGGCGCAGACGCAGGCCGCGCTCGATGCGCTGGTGCGCGAGGATCGCGGCACGCTGCGGATCGCCGCCTGGCCCGCGTTGCCCGAAATCCGCGACCGGATGGCCGCGCATCTGCTGATGCATCTGTCGGGCGCCTGGCACCGGCCCCGGCTGGAGGACCTGCACCGGCTGCTCGCGCGGGGGCAGGGGACCTTGATGGGGTGTCTCTTGCAGCCCGAGGGTGACGGATGGCGGCTGTCGCGCGAGGCCGTCGCGGTGGCGGCGCTGCGTGGCACGCCCTGGGACGGGCGCTGGCGGGCCGAGGGCCCGGGCCCGGGCGAAATCCGCGCGCTGGGCGAGGACGGGCTGACCCGGTTGAGTCGGCAGGCCAGGGCCGGACAACACCCGCATTGGCGCGAGACCGGTCTGGCGCGCGCGGTGCTGGCGGGACTGCCCGCGATCTGGCATAATGACGCTCTGATCGCCGCGCCCTTGGCGGCGTGGCCGCAGGGCTGGCATCTGAGCGCGCGACCTCTCGCCGCGATTGTGGCTGACAGGGCACTATCGCATTGA
- the tolR gene encoding protein TolR has product MGAQLIRRQSGSGTRRRRRGHSARMAEINVTPMVDVMLVLLVIFMVAAPMLVVGVPVELPRSAAGALPAQQEEPLSITIGADGSIALMTTPIAADDLIPRLQAIAAERQNDRVFLRADGAIPYERVVQVMGALNAGGFHNIGLVTETGGPSFGADTGR; this is encoded by the coding sequence ATGGGTGCCCAACTGATCCGCAGGCAATCAGGGTCCGGCACGCGGCGTCGGCGTCGGGGCCATTCCGCCAGGATGGCCGAGATCAACGTCACCCCGATGGTGGACGTGATGCTGGTGCTGCTGGTGATCTTCATGGTTGCAGCGCCGATGCTGGTGGTCGGCGTTCCGGTCGAACTGCCGCGATCCGCCGCCGGAGCCCTGCCCGCGCAGCAAGAGGAACCGCTGTCCATCACCATCGGCGCCGACGGGTCGATCGCGTTGATGACCACGCCGATCGCCGCCGATGACCTGATCCCCCGGCTTCAGGCCATTGCCGCCGAGCGCCAGAACGACCGCGTGTTCCTGCGCGCGGACGGCGCGATCCCCTATGAGCGGGTGGTGCAGGTGATGGGTGCGCTGAACGCGGGCGGGTTCCACAACATCGGTCTGGTGACCGAGACAGGCGGCCCCTCGTTCGGGGCCGATACGGGCCGGTAA
- the tolB gene encoding Tol-Pal system protein TolB, translating into MTQFSRRPVLGLLAGLALAPRAALAQTPLRIEINEGVIEPVPYAIPDFVAENGAGGQYAAPLAQVIANDLTGTGLLRDIPASAHVGRVSSFDSPVQFADWRAINARALITGAVRVNGRQMTVKFRLFDVVSGQQLGDGLQLDGSTDTWRRMAHRVADQVYMRLTGESGYFDSRVVFIAESGPRDNRRKQVAIMDQDGDGTQFLTDGTALAFAPRFSPTGDRILFTSYETGFPRIYLMDVASRRRQVIGDQPGTMTFAPRFSPDGGSVVYSLSIDGRTDLFLLNLASGQRWQLTQTQSIDTAPCFSPDGQQVVFESDRSGTSQIYVMGLQGGGATRVSQGQGRYSTPVWSPRGDLVAFTKQHNGRFHIGVMRLDGSAERILTASFLDEGPTWSPNGRVIMFTRQDQGADPVLMSVDITGRNLRRVPTPGPASDPSWSPLLP; encoded by the coding sequence ATGACCCAATTTTCCCGTCGCCCCGTCCTGGGACTGCTTGCCGGCCTTGCGCTGGCCCCGCGCGCCGCGCTGGCGCAGACGCCGCTCAGGATCGAGATCAACGAGGGCGTGATCGAACCCGTGCCCTACGCGATCCCCGATTTCGTCGCCGAGAACGGTGCCGGCGGGCAATACGCCGCGCCGCTGGCCCAGGTGATCGCCAACGACCTGACCGGCACCGGGCTGCTCAGGGATATCCCGGCCTCGGCGCATGTCGGACGGGTCAGCAGTTTCGACAGCCCGGTGCAGTTCGCCGACTGGCGGGCGATCAACGCGCGCGCCCTGATCACCGGCGCGGTGCGGGTGAACGGGCGGCAGATGACGGTGAAATTCCGGCTGTTCGACGTGGTCTCGGGGCAGCAACTGGGCGACGGGCTTCAACTGGATGGCAGCACCGACACCTGGCGGCGGATGGCGCACCGGGTGGCGGACCAGGTCTATATGCGGCTGACCGGCGAGAGCGGCTATTTCGACAGCCGCGTGGTGTTCATCGCCGAAAGCGGCCCGCGCGACAACCGCCGCAAGCAGGTGGCGATCATGGATCAGGACGGCGACGGCACGCAGTTCCTGACGGATGGCACCGCGCTGGCCTTTGCGCCGCGCTTCTCGCCCACGGGGGACCGGATCCTGTTCACCAGCTACGAGACCGGCTTTCCGCGGATCTATCTGATGGATGTGGCCAGCCGCCGCCGGCAGGTGATCGGCGATCAACCCGGGACGATGACCTTTGCCCCGCGGTTTTCGCCCGATGGCGGATCGGTGGTCTATTCGCTGTCGATCGACGGGCGGACGGACCTGTTCTTGCTGAACCTGGCCAGCGGTCAGCGCTGGCAATTGACGCAGACCCAGTCGATCGACACCGCGCCCTGCTTCTCGCCCGACGGTCAGCAGGTGGTGTTCGAAAGCGACAGGTCGGGCACCTCGCAGATCTATGTCATGGGCTTGCAGGGTGGTGGCGCGACGCGGGTCAGCCAGGGGCAGGGGCGCTATTCGACGCCCGTCTGGTCGCCGCGCGGGGACCTGGTCGCGTTCACCAAGCAGCACAACGGCCGTTTCCACATCGGCGTCATGCGGCTGGATGGATCGGCCGAACGCATCCTGACCGCGAGTTTCCTGGACGAGGGTCCGACCTGGTCGCCGAACGGCCGGGTGATCATGTTCACCCGTCAGGACCAGGGCGCGGACCCGGTGCTGATGTCGGTCGATATCACCGGGCGCAACCTGCGCCGGGTGCCGACCCCGGGACCGGCCTCGGATCCGAGCTGGTCTCCGCTGTTGCCCTGA
- a CDS encoding formate--tetrahydrofolate ligase yields the protein MSFKSDIQIAREAQKKPIMEIGDKLGIPAAHLLPYGHDKAKVSQEFINAIQDRPDGKLILVTAINPTPAGEGKTTTTVGLGDGLNRIGKKAVICIREASLGPNFGMKGGAAGGGYAQVVPMEEMNLHFTGDFHAITSAHNLLSAMIDNHIYWGNSLQIDERRVVWRRVMDMNDRALRDVVTSLGGVSNGFPRQTGFDITVASEVMAILCLSRDLADLQKRLGDIVVAYTRDKTPIYCRDIKADGAMTVLLKDAMQPNLVQTLENNPAFVHGGPFANIAHGCNSVIATTTALKLGEYVVTEAGFGADLGAEKFFDIKCRKANLKPAAAVIVATVRAMKMNGGVAKADLGPENVDAVKKGCPNLGRHIANVKSFGVPVVVAINHFYSDTDAEVEAVKAYVAQQGAEAILCKHWANGSAGIEDLARKVVQLAESGSANFSPIYPDDMGLFQKIETIAKRIYHADAVIADKSIRDQLKAWEAAGYGHLPVCMAKTQYSFSTDPNLRGAPTGHTVPVREVRLSAGAGFIVVICGEIMTMPGLPRTPAAETIRISDDGFVEGLF from the coding sequence ATGTCGTTCAAGTCCGATATCCAGATTGCCCGCGAAGCCCAGAAGAAACCGATCATGGAGATCGGCGACAAGCTGGGTATCCCGGCCGCACATCTGCTGCCCTATGGCCATGACAAGGCCAAGGTCAGCCAGGAATTCATCAACGCGATCCAGGATCGCCCGGACGGCAAGCTGATCCTTGTCACCGCGATCAACCCGACCCCCGCGGGCGAGGGCAAGACCACCACCACCGTGGGCCTGGGCGACGGGCTCAACCGCATCGGCAAGAAGGCGGTGATCTGTATCCGCGAGGCCTCGCTCGGTCCGAACTTCGGCATGAAGGGCGGCGCGGCGGGGGGCGGCTATGCCCAGGTCGTGCCGATGGAGGAGATGAACCTCCACTTCACCGGCGACTTCCACGCGATCACCTCGGCGCACAACCTGCTCAGCGCGATGATCGACAACCACATCTACTGGGGCAACAGCCTGCAGATCGACGAGCGCCGCGTCGTGTGGCGCCGCGTCATGGACATGAACGACCGCGCGCTGCGCGACGTGGTGACCAGCCTGGGCGGCGTGTCCAACGGGTTCCCGCGTCAGACCGGCTTCGACATCACCGTGGCGTCCGAAGTGATGGCGATCCTCTGCCTCTCCAGGGATCTGGCCGACCTGCAAAAGCGTCTGGGCGACATCGTCGTGGCCTATACCCGCGACAAGACCCCGATCTACTGCCGCGACATCAAGGCGGACGGTGCGATGACCGTCCTCTTGAAGGATGCGATGCAGCCGAACCTGGTGCAGACGCTGGAAAACAACCCGGCCTTCGTGCACGGTGGCCCGTTCGCCAACATCGCGCATGGCTGCAACTCGGTCATCGCCACGACGACCGCGCTGAAACTCGGCGAGTATGTCGTGACCGAGGCCGGTTTCGGTGCCGACCTGGGCGCCGAGAAGTTCTTTGACATCAAGTGCCGCAAGGCCAACCTGAAGCCCGCCGCGGCGGTCATCGTCGCCACCGTGCGCGCGATGAAAATGAATGGCGGCGTGGCCAAGGCCGATCTCGGCCCCGAGAACGTCGATGCGGTGAAGAAGGGCTGCCCGAACCTGGGCCGCCACATCGCCAACGTGAAATCCTTTGGCGTGCCGGTGGTGGTGGCGATCAACCACTTCTATTCCGACACCGACGCCGAGGTCGAAGCGGTCAAGGCCTATGTCGCCCAGCAAGGCGCCGAGGCGATCTTGTGCAAGCACTGGGCCAACGGCTCGGCCGGGATCGAGGATCTGGCCCGCAAGGTGGTGCAACTGGCGGAATCGGGTTCGGCCAACTTCTCGCCGATCTACCCCGATGACATGGGCCTGTTCCAGAAGATCGAGACCATCGCCAAGCGCATCTATCACGCCGACGCCGTGATCGCCGACAAGTCGATCCGCGACCAGCTGAAAGCCTGGGAAGCCGCCGGTTACGGCCACCTCCCGGTCTGCATGGCCAAGACGCAATACAGCTTCTCGACCGACCCGAACCTGCGCGGCGCGCCCACCGGGCACACCGTTCCGGTGCGCGAGGTCCGACTGAGCGCGGGCGCCGGGTTCATCGTGGTGATCTGCGGCGAGATCATGACCATGCCGGGCCTGCCCAGGACCCCGGCGGCGGAAACGATCCGCATCAGCGACGACGGCTTTGTCGAAGGGCTGTTCTGA